In Vibrio alginolyticus NBRC 15630 = ATCC 17749, the sequence AAGGATAAAAGAGACCCATGAGTCCATTTTTGTCATTTGACCGTGCAAATTGGGCCGAGTTAAGAAACTCTGTACCGATGACACTTTCTGAAGACGACTTGACTGCGCTTCAGGGCATTAATGAAAACCTAACCATGGAGGAAGCGGTAGAGATCTACCTTCCTTTGTCTCGTCTTTTGAATCTGTATGTCCAGGCTCGTCAAAGCCGCAATTCCGTATTACAACAATTCTTAAATACAGAGGAACATGCTCCCCCTTTCGTAATTGGTATCGCTGGCAGTGTTGCTGTAGGCAAAAGTACGACTGCTCGTATTCTAACGGCATTGCTTTCTCGTTGGGAGAATCATCCCAAAGTGTCCTTGGTTACAACAGATGGCTTCCTATATCCGAAAAAAGTACTAGAAGAACGCGGTATCATGCATCGTAAAGGCTTCCCAGAATCCTATGATATCAAGCGCTTAGTCGAGTTCATGTCTGACGTAAAGGCAGGAAAGCCCGATCTTGAAGTACCCATCTACTCTCACATCACGTATGACATTACTGATGAACTAAGAAAAGTGGATAGACCGGATGTTCTTATTATTGAAGGTTTAAACGTTCTGCAAAGTGGAATGGACTATCCACATGACCCGCATCGTGTCTTCGTCTCTGACTTTTTAGATTTTTCAATTTATGTCGATGCAGAAACAGAGACCATTGAACATTGGTATGTAGAACGCTTTTTAAAGTTTCGCCAAGGGGCCTTTACGAAACCAGGCTCTTATTTTAGCCACTACACACAACTCTCTGTCGATGACGCAAAGAAAAAAGCGAAGCAAATTTGGCATGATATTAATGGGCTCAATTTAGAATTGAATATTCTTCCAACTCGTGAGAGAGCCCACTTGATTCTACACAAAGGCGTTAACCACTTAGTTGATAAAGTCTCGTTGCGAAAGTAATCGAAGATTAGTCACTTTTACGCAACGAGATTTCACCACCAATATAAGTCTCTAGTCCTTGGGAGGTTTCGATTAATATTCCACCTTGATGATCGATGCCTCGAACGACGCCATATACCTCTCTAGGACCAATAAGCAGTTTGACCTGACGATTAAGGAAATTGTCTAACCGATTCCAACGTTCGATAAAGCCAGTAAGTCCTTTCATTTCATATTCGACAAGTGCGGAATTCCAATGCTTGATAAGTGTCATTGCTAGAACATTTCTATCGATCTTGAGACTCTGATTTACTTGGTTCAACGTGGTCCATGGCTGGTCAATCTCAGGCTGGTCGTCAGGCATTCCAATATTCAGGCCCATCCCAATCACTAGATGAGCAGCCCCACCGGCCTGACCCGACATTTCAACCAAGATTCCGGCCAGTTTTTTATCTTGATAATACAAGTCATTCGGCCACTTGAGTTTAACACCTTGCATGCCTACTTCTTCCAAAGCTTCCACTGCGGCAATCCCAATCACCAAGCTCAAGCCCATTGCCGCAGCCATTCCTGCATCCAGTCGCCAATACATAGAGAGATACAAGTTAGAGCCAAACGGTGAGACCCATTGTCTACCGCGGCGACCACGCCCTTGTGCTTGATATTCAGCAATACAAACACGGCCCTTTTCCGAATCCGCGACTCTGTCGAGCAAATATTGATTCGTTGAGTCAATCACAGGGACGAGTTCAACAAGTGACTCCGAGCTAGTGGTAAGGAGAGTCTCGTCTAACAACTGCAATGGTGAGGCTAATTGGTAACCGCGCCCTTGCACTCGATAAATATCAATACCCCATTCACTAAGACCTTTAATGTGCTTAGCGATTGCCGCTCTAGAAACATTAAGATCGTCGCCCAACGCTTCTCCTGAATGAAACTCTCCATCACTTAATAACCTTAAAATATGAAGTTTCGTAGAGTGATCTTTTCTCATCTAGATGCCTCGATCTGAGTCAAATTCGTCTCCCCGGTACGATTGAGAAAGCGTACTTCATGCTCAAGTATGATTTGGTATTTGTCCCATACTGTCTGCTTCACTAAAGAAGCAAGCGCGACAATGTCATCTGCACTACAATTATCCATGTTGGTCAAAACCAAAGCTTGCATAGGGTTGACCTGCGCACCGTGTACAGACTTCCCTTTTAATCCACACTGATCGATAAGCCAACCAGCAGCAATTTTCATTCCTCCAAAAGCTGGGTAGGCCACTACGTTAGGGTATTTTTTTGTGAGTCGATCATAGTGATCTTGCGTGATCACTGGGTTTTTAAAGAAACTACCTGCGTTACCTATCTTGGTTGGATCTGGTAGTTTTGCCTTTCGCACTTGGCATACTCGTTCGAAGATAGAAGCAGGGCTGAGTTGTTCTTCTGGGATACTTTGTAAAGGGCCGTACTGGTTAATCGGCTGCCATTGCTTCGCCAACTTAAGCCCTAATGCGGTGATAAAGCACTTTCCGTGCAACGCATGTTTAAATATGGAATCCCTATAGGCAAACTCACAGTCTTGGGCGTGCATTCTTTTGTTTTCAAACGTAGTTAGGTCAAGAACATCTACATAATCACAGATGTCTTTTAGCTCTAGGCCATACGCACCAATGTTCTGAATAGGAGCCGAGCCAGCACAACCTGGAATCAAAGCTAAGTTCTCGATCCCACCGATCCCCTGATTCACACACCAGGAAACCAATTCAGGCCAATCTTCACCACCGGCAATATGTAATAGGTAGTGCTCATCCGTTTCCGTGACTTCTTTACCCATGATTCGATTAACAATCACTAATCCCTCAAAATGTTCTGTAAAAAGAACATTACTTCCTTTACCTAAAAAAAGTTTCGGTAAATGGGTGAATCTTGGGTTTTGAAATAGCTCAATAACATCTTCGAGCGACTCAACGATAGCTAAATAGGAACACGATTGTTCAATTCCAAAAGTATGGTAAGCCTTTAGGCTCGCATTTGTTTTAATTTGCATAGTAGGTTTGCAACACCAGATAAGATTCTCTTAAACTGTCGACATTCTACATTAGTTATCTTTTAACCGCAGTGACAATACCAGACTCATTAATCATAGAAGTGTTAAATCCCATCAAGCTCCCCCTCATTAAGAAACTATACAAAGCGTATTACCCTGCGGGTCGAGCCAAAAAGGATGAATTGATCATTACAGCAAGCCATAAGGGTGAAATCATTGCGTTACTACGTTTAAAAAGTGTAGATAAAGTTCGTCTGTTGACAGGAATGTTGGTCATTCCGAAAGTTAGGGGAACAGGGATTGGAAAAAAACTACTAACTCATTGTAAAAACAATGTTTTCACTGATGGCGATTATTGCTTCGCGTTTACACATCTCGAATCCTATTATTCCAAGCATGGATTCACAACAATTGATTGCTCTGAGTTACCACACCCGCTAAAAATGGCATTTCAACGTTACGTAGATAGCGGTAAAGATCTCATTCCAATGCAATTCATCTCTTCAACGACATCAAAACGCGTGCTTTTGTAGCCAGGTAAATCATATCTTTGATAAAATGGCAGGTTCGCAATATTGCACTAAACTAAGGTACTCATACCGATATGATAGTAAGTAGGAATCCATTCGAACAGTTGCCAAGTCTCGCTGTCAATCCGGAAGACTTTGATGTTCTGTATTCAGCAGAATCATTCAGAACCCGTCTTTTAGATGCGATCAGCAAAGCAACGTCGCGAATTTACCTAGTCGCTCTATATCTGGAAGATGATGAAGCTGGACGTGAAATTCTCACTGCGCTTTATGAAGCGAAACAGCGCAATCCTGGGTTGGACATCAATATCTGTGTCGACTGGCATCGAGCGCAGCGTGGCCTGATTGGTGCGGAGACATCTGAGGGTAATTCAGCGCTTTACAAAGCATATGCCAGTAAGTACCTACACCCAATCCCTGTCTATGGCATACCAGTGCGTGGCAGAGAAGTTTTTGGGGTACTGCATTTAAAAGGCTTCATTGTCGATGATACTGTTATCTACAGTGGGGCGAGCTTAAATAACGTTTATCTCCATTATCATGAACGTTATCGATTTGATCGTTACCATGTGATTCGACATGAACCTTTAGCGAATTCAATGGTGCAATTCATTCAGGAAGAAATGATTGCTCACCCTGCCGTTAATGATCTTGCAGGAAAAGATAAGCCAGAAACCAAAGAAATAAAGTCGGCGATTCGCCAACTGAGGGCTTCTCTTGCTCAAGCCAACTATAAGTTTGAAGACCAAGCTGCAACAGAAGAAAGCGTAAAAGTCACTCCGTTAGTTGGGCTAGGCAAACGCCGTAATCTGCTCAATCAACAGATTGTAAAGTTATTGGCAGCAGCCCAAGACGAAATTTTCATTTGTACGCCTTACTTTAACTTCCCTAAAGCACTTCATCGTGAAGTGAAACGAGCCATGAAGCGTGGTGTGAAAGTAACTATTGTTGTGGGTGATAAAACCGCCAACGACTTTTACATTGCACCCGAGGAAGATTTTAAAACCATTGGCGGACTTCCATATCTTTACGAAGTGAATTTGCGTCGCTTTGCGAAAGCCAATGAAGCGAATATCGCCGCACGTAAATTGTCAATTCACCTATGGAAGCATGACAATAACAGCTTCCACCTTAAGGGTATTTGGGTTGATAAACGCTATATGCTACTTACTGGGAATAACCTAAACCCACGTGCTTGGTCACTCGACCTAGAAAATGGGCTACTCATACAAGACAATTATGCGAAGCTCACTGAGAAGTTTGAAGACGAAGTTTCGCGTATTCTTGAGCATACTCACCTTATCTGTACTTATAAGCAATTAGAGAAAGTAGAAGACTATCCTATAGGGGTACAGCGACTGGTCAGAAAAATTACCCGCCTAAAGGCAGATGGTGTTTTAAAACGTATTCTTTAGACATCATTTCTCGCTCTAAAGTACGTCGAGATTTTTATACTAAGCCAACCGCTTTAGCAGTTGGCTTTTTCATATAATCCATTTGGAATACTTAACTATTTTCTAGTACCGCTAGTGAGCACATAACCACTTAGATCTAGAGCGACTCTCTTAATGGGTTTGAGCTTTGACGTTTGTGAGTATTCCGCATAGCTTACAGCCTCGAGCTAAGCTACCCCTCTCTGTTTTGGCGCTTCTTACCCCTTGGCGATATATTTTTTCTGAGACTCATCAAATGTTCAGCGTCGAAAATCATCACCTCGCTAATGAAGAGCTCCTTCAATCTTTCACCTTCCAATTCTTTTCAAGTCGTTTGATTTTTGAGCCAGGAGAGATTGGGGGTATATATGACGCTTTTCTGGATTATGCGCACAGTTCGTTTTTTCTTTCTCATCAAGATTCAAGCCGTTGAACGCCTTTGAATACCATAGATTACTTAGGCTTGTTTGTAGGTCATATTGTCTTTCCACAGCATCAACGGCCTATATTAATTAAAGCCTAGTGTGTAATCACGCAGAGTTCGCTTAGTAGGGATTATGGGGAGTAGTCTAGTTAGGTGTAAACACACTTCAGGGAAACGCCGCAGTAGAAACGAAAGAAGCCTCAGTCTTTCGACTGAGGCTTAATATAAGTGGCGGAGTGGACGGGACTCGAACCCGCGACCCCCGGCGTGACAGGCCGGTATTCTAACCAACTGAACTACCACTCCGCAGTGGTATCACTCGCTTTAATAAGCAAGTGTCCGCTTTTGTCTTCACTTTTCGAAAAAGTGAAAATAAAACTAAAGCCTGGCGATGTCCTACTCTCACATGGGGAAGCCCCACACTACCATCGGCGCTATTTCGTTTCACTTCTGAGTTCGGCATGGAAATCAGGTGGGTCCAAAACGCTATGGTCGCCAAGCAAATTCTTTAATCTGGAAAGCTGTTTTTTAATTCTCGTTCTTACACATTCAATGTTCTTTCATTGAGTCCATCAAAACCCCTTGGGTGTTGTATGGTTAAGCCTCACGGGCAATTAGTACAGGTTAGCTCAACGCCTCACAACGCTTACACACCCTGCCTATCAACGTCGTAGTCTACGACAACCCTTTAGGATACTTAAAGTATCAGGGAGAACTCATCTCAAGGCTCGCTTCCCGCTTAGATGCTTTCAGCGGTTATCGATCCCGAACTTAGCTACCGGGCAATGCGTCTGGCGACACAACCCGAACACCAGAGGTTCGTCCACTCCGGTCCTCTCGTACTAGGAGCAGCCCCTTTCAATTCTCCAACGCCCACGGCAGATAGGGACCGAACTGTCTCACGACGTTCTAAACCCAGCTCGCGTACCACTTTAAATGGCGAACAGCCATACCCTTGGGACCGACTTCAGCCCCAGGATGTGATGAGCCGACATCGAGGTGCCAAACACCGCCGTCGATATGAACTCTTGGGCGGTATCAGCCTGTTATCCCCGGAGTACCTTTTATCCGTTGAGCGATGGCCCTTCCATTCAGAACCACCGGATCACTATGACCTGCTTTCGCACCTGCTCGAATTGTCATTCTCGCAGTCAAGCGGGCTTATGCCATTGCACTAACCTCACGATGTCCAACCGTGATTAGCCCACCTTCGTGCTCCTCCGTTACGCTTTGGGAGGAGACCGCCCCAGTCAAACTACCCACCAGGCACTGTCCGCAACCCCGATAAGGGGTCGACGTTAGAACATCAACACTACAAGGGTGGTATTTCAAGGACGGCTCCACGCAATCTAGCGACTGCGCTTCAAAGCCTCCCACCTATCCTACACATGTAGGGTCAATGTTCAGTGCCAAGCTGTAGTAAAGGTTCACGGGGTCTTTCCGTCTAGCCGCGGGTACACTGCATCTTCACAGCGATTTCAATTTCACTGAGTCTCGGGTGGAGACAGCGTGGCCATCATTACGCCATTCGTGCAGGTCGGAACTTACCCGACAAGGAATTTCGCTACCTTAGGACCGTTATAGTTACGGCCGCCGTTTACCGGGGCTTCGATCAAGAGCTTCGACCGAAGTCTAACCCCATCAATTAACCTTCCGGCACCGGGCAGGCGTCACACCGTATACGTCATCTTGCGATTTTGCACAGTGCTGTGTTTTTAATAAACAGTTGCAGCCACCTGGTATCTGCGACTCTCAATAGCTCCATCCGCGAGGGACTTCACCGTCGAGAGCGTACCTTCTCCCGAAGTTACGGTACCATTTTGCCTAGTTCCTTCACCCGAGTTCTCTCAAGCGCCTTGGTATTCTCTACCCGACCACCTGTGTCGGTTTGGGGTACGATTCCTTACAATCTGAAGCTTAGAGGCTTTTCCTGGAAGCATGGCATCAATGACTTCACTACCGTAGTAGCTCGACGTCGTGTCTCAGCCTTAGAAAGAGCCGGATTTACCTAACTCTTCAGCCTACGCACTTGAACCTGGACAACCGTCGCCAGGCCCACCTAGCCTTCTCCGTCCCCCCATCGCAATTGTAAGAAGTACGGGAATATTAACCCGTTTCCCATCGACTACGCCTTTCGGCCTCGCCTTAGGGGTCGACTTACCCTGCCCCGATTAACGTTGGACAGGAACCCTTGGTCTTCCGGCGAGGAGGTTTTTCACCCCCTTTATCGTTACTCATGTCAGCATTCGCACTTCTGATACGTCCAGCATGCGTTACCACACACCTTC encodes:
- the pssA gene encoding CDP-diacylglycerol--serine O-phosphatidyltransferase — translated: MIVSRNPFEQLPSLAVNPEDFDVLYSAESFRTRLLDAISKATSRIYLVALYLEDDEAGREILTALYEAKQRNPGLDINICVDWHRAQRGLIGAETSEGNSALYKAYASKYLHPIPVYGIPVRGREVFGVLHLKGFIVDDTVIYSGASLNNVYLHYHERYRFDRYHVIRHEPLANSMVQFIQEEMIAHPAVNDLAGKDKPETKEIKSAIRQLRASLAQANYKFEDQAATEESVKVTPLVGLGKRRNLLNQQIVKLLAAAQDEIFICTPYFNFPKALHREVKRAMKRGVKVTIVVGDKTANDFYIAPEEDFKTIGGLPYLYEVNLRRFAKANEANIAARKLSIHLWKHDNNSFHLKGIWVDKRYMLLTGNNLNPRAWSLDLENGLLIQDNYAKLTEKFEDEVSRILEHTHLICTYKQLEKVEDYPIGVQRLVRKITRLKADGVLKRIL
- the birA gene encoding bifunctional biotin--[acetyl-CoA-carboxylase] ligase/biotin operon repressor BirA, translating into MRKDHSTKLHILRLLSDGEFHSGEALGDDLNVSRAAIAKHIKGLSEWGIDIYRVQGRGYQLASPLQLLDETLLTTSSESLVELVPVIDSTNQYLLDRVADSEKGRVCIAEYQAQGRGRRGRQWVSPFGSNLYLSMYWRLDAGMAAAMGLSLVIGIAAVEALEEVGMQGVKLKWPNDLYYQDKKLAGILVEMSGQAGGAAHLVIGMGLNIGMPDDQPEIDQPWTTLNQVNQSLKIDRNVLAMTLIKHWNSALVEYEMKGLTGFIERWNRLDNFLNRQVKLLIGPREVYGVVRGIDHQGGILIETSQGLETYIGGEISLRKSD
- the murB gene encoding UDP-N-acetylmuramate dehydrogenase, which encodes MQIKTNASLKAYHTFGIEQSCSYLAIVESLEDVIELFQNPRFTHLPKLFLGKGSNVLFTEHFEGLVIVNRIMGKEVTETDEHYLLHIAGGEDWPELVSWCVNQGIGGIENLALIPGCAGSAPIQNIGAYGLELKDICDYVDVLDLTTFENKRMHAQDCEFAYRDSIFKHALHGKCFITALGLKLAKQWQPINQYGPLQSIPEEQLSPASIFERVCQVRKAKLPDPTKIGNAGSFFKNPVITQDHYDRLTKKYPNVVAYPAFGGMKIAAGWLIDQCGLKGKSVHGAQVNPMQALVLTNMDNCSADDIVALASLVKQTVWDKYQIILEHEVRFLNRTGETNLTQIEASR
- the coaA gene encoding type I pantothenate kinase, giving the protein MSPFLSFDRANWAELRNSVPMTLSEDDLTALQGINENLTMEEAVEIYLPLSRLLNLYVQARQSRNSVLQQFLNTEEHAPPFVIGIAGSVAVGKSTTARILTALLSRWENHPKVSLVTTDGFLYPKKVLEERGIMHRKGFPESYDIKRLVEFMSDVKAGKPDLEVPIYSHITYDITDELRKVDRPDVLIIEGLNVLQSGMDYPHDPHRVFVSDFLDFSIYVDAETETIEHWYVERFLKFRQGAFTKPGSYFSHYTQLSVDDAKKKAKQIWHDINGLNLELNILPTRERAHLILHKGVNHLVDKVSLRK
- a CDS encoding GNAT family N-acetyltransferase, which gives rise to MLNPIKLPLIKKLYKAYYPAGRAKKDELIITASHKGEIIALLRLKSVDKVRLLTGMLVIPKVRGTGIGKKLLTHCKNNVFTDGDYCFAFTHLESYYSKHGFTTIDCSELPHPLKMAFQRYVDSGKDLIPMQFISSTTSKRVLL